The following DNA comes from Candidatus Caldatribacterium sp..
CGGTTGTAATACCAACGATTTCAAGCTCGGGTGAGCACAAAGCCAGGGCTATAGCCAGGGCATCGTCGACATCATCGCCTATGTCGGTATCTATGATCACCTTAGTCTTCATCGGTATAAACCTCCTCTCTGTTAACTAAATTATTACCTACTCCTTTAAACCGCTCAAAGTTATAGCTCTCACATAGTAACTTTGGAGCGGAAATATGAGGGCGAGTGGTACTACAGCACCTATCACCACACCAGCGAATATTTGATTCCAGTAGGCAAGATATTGAGTTCTCATATAGGCCAGGGCAACCTGAATGACTCTCAAATTTTTCTCGTGAATGGCTATCAGTGGCCACATGAAAGCCTCCCACTGGAAGATGAAAAGAAGCAAACCAGCACTCACCAGAGCAGGCTTTGACAGAGGCAGAACTATCTTCCAGTAAATCTTTATCCAGCTGGCTCCATCGATGAAGGCAGCTTCCAAAAGCTCATTGGGTATACCGGCGAAAAACTGACGGAAGAGAAAGATAACAAGCCCATTTGCTAATCCTGGAAGAATCAGTGCATACAGGGTATTCAGTATTCTAAGCTTTTCAGATACCAAATAGAGCGGGATGGCAATTGCCTCAAAGGGAACCATAAAGGAAATTAAAACCAGCACAAAGAGAAGGTTCTTGAGAGGAAAATCTATCTTGGCAAAGGCAAAGGCTGCTAAGGAACAAACCAG
Coding sequences within:
- a CDS encoding carbohydrate ABC transporter permease, yielding MKDVTSFKLRAFLPVPFTLEAYSALFKAGFGRSIVTTVIVGLSTLALGILVCSLAAFAFAKIDFPLKNLLFVLVLISFMVPFEAIAIPLYLVSEKLRILNTLYALILPGLANGLVIFLFRQFFAGIPNELLEAAFIDGASWIKIYWKIVLPLSKPALVSAGLLLFIFQWEAFMWPLIAIHEKNLRVIQVALAYMRTQYLAYWNQIFAGVVIGAVVPLALIFPLQSYYVRAITLSGLKE